A genomic segment from Campylobacter sp. MIT 12-8780 encodes:
- a CDS encoding efflux RND transporter periplasmic adaptor subunit codes for MQITTIRVFLALGLALFWLGCSGEKPQQQGMPAMPVQTMLALGEDISTSYSYPAKLVSEEDVVLKPKVSGAITQKLFKAGDRVKKDQVLFIIEQDKYQAANEIAKGEWLVARANFYNAQQEHERNEALIAKQAISKKEYDTSLAAFRSATANLEAAAASYKSAQIDLNYSSVSAPFDGVVGDALVNVGEYVNATASELVRITNLNPIYADFYISDKDKMKLDQGLSDNTLEFASPEANITILGQNFKGKVYFISSVIENSSANVKAKAIFDNNESKLIPGTITTISMNGFLQKKAYKIPQIAVMQDQREAFVYTIDNAKVKKIPIQIAYQDNQFVIASSGLKDGDKIILDNFKKISVGSSVQEAGSR; via the coding sequence ATGCAAATTACTACAATACGAGTATTTCTAGCTTTAGGTTTGGCTTTATTTTGGCTGGGTTGTAGTGGTGAAAAGCCACAGCAACAAGGTATGCCTGCTATGCCTGTGCAAACTATGCTTGCCTTAGGAGAAGATATAAGCACAAGTTATTCTTATCCAGCCAAGCTTGTAAGTGAAGAAGATGTAGTGCTTAAACCAAAAGTAAGCGGTGCGATCACTCAAAAGCTGTTTAAGGCTGGTGATAGAGTTAAAAAAGATCAAGTGCTTTTTATCATCGAACAAGACAAATATCAAGCAGCCAATGAGATCGCTAAAGGCGAATGGCTCGTTGCTAGAGCAAATTTTTATAATGCCCAACAAGAACATGAAAGAAACGAAGCTTTAATCGCCAAGCAAGCTATTTCTAAAAAAGAATACGATACTTCTTTGGCTGCTTTTAGAAGTGCAACGGCGAATTTAGAAGCTGCTGCTGCAAGTTATAAAAGCGCTCAAATTGATCTGAATTATTCTAGTGTTTCAGCCCCATTTGATGGTGTGGTAGGTGATGCTTTAGTCAATGTTGGTGAGTATGTTAATGCCACCGCAAGCGAGCTTGTAAGGATTACAAATTTAAATCCAATCTATGCTGATTTTTATATCTCAGATAAAGACAAAATGAAGCTTGATCAAGGCTTAAGTGATAACACTCTTGAATTTGCAAGCCCAGAAGCAAATATCACTATATTAGGACAGAATTTCAAAGGTAAGGTGTATTTTATCTCTTCGGTGATTGAAAATAGCAGTGCAAATGTCAAAGCAAAAGCGATCTTTGACAATAACGAAAGCAAACTCATACCCGGCACTATCACAACCATTTCTATGAATGGCTTTTTACAAAAAAAGGCATATAAAATTCCACAAATTGCCGTTATGCAAGATCAAAGAGAAGCCTTTGTTTATACGATAGATAATGCAAAAGTGAAAAAAATACCTATACAAATAGCCTATCAAGATAATCAATTCGTTATCGCTTCAAGTGGCTTAAAAGACGGCGATAAAATCATCTTGGATAATTTCAAGAAAATTTCAGTAGGCTCAAGCGTGCAAGAAGCTGGGAGTAGATAA